The Saxibacter everestensis genome has a window encoding:
- a CDS encoding pentapeptide repeat-containing protein, with translation MSRPSQAARPPAKPTLSLGQLRPAGPDFRLFDGEVYEGCHFEGHRFDSQDASDSEFIDCLFEDCSLNAASLRNGRFRDSRLTRVSAAELDCANSHWRNIEFSDVRLGAWEWHGARMDRVAVSGGKIDFINLRGAVIGDLTLSDCVIGELDLSGATARRLSLAGCRVERLVVDKATLSGVDLRGAEISVIQGIDSLRGTLISRDQLYDLAPALAAHLGVSVL, from the coding sequence ATGAGTCGCCCGTCTCAGGCAGCGCGACCGCCCGCCAAGCCGACTCTCTCCCTCGGCCAGTTGCGGCCGGCCGGGCCGGATTTCCGGTTGTTCGACGGTGAGGTGTACGAAGGCTGCCACTTCGAAGGGCATCGATTCGATTCCCAGGATGCGTCCGACAGCGAATTCATCGACTGCCTGTTCGAGGACTGTTCCCTGAACGCAGCCTCGCTGAGGAATGGCAGATTCCGGGACTCGAGGCTGACCCGAGTCAGTGCGGCGGAGCTTGACTGCGCCAATTCGCACTGGCGCAATATCGAGTTCAGCGATGTCCGGCTCGGTGCCTGGGAATGGCACGGCGCGCGAATGGATCGTGTCGCGGTGAGCGGAGGCAAGATCGACTTCATCAATCTGCGCGGGGCGGTTATCGGCGATCTCACTCTGAGTGACTGCGTTATCGGAGAGCTCGACCTAAGTGGTGCGACGGCACGCCGGTTGTCGCTAGCCGGTTGCCGGGTCGAGCGGCTGGTGGTCGATAAGGCAACGCTTTCCGGCGTCGACCTGCGCGGCGCGGAAATCTCGGTGATTCAGGGCATAGACAGCCTCCGCGGAACCCTGATCAGCCGGGACCAGCTCTACGACCTTGCACCGGCGCTCGCCGCGCACCTGGGGGTGTCGGTGCTGTGA
- a CDS encoding NUDIX domain-containing protein — protein MSKPLTGSSTDPESGDGWVYGPDETRYWGRYGAAGALIHDVDRGILLQHRVQWSHFGGTWGIPGGARHRDETAVAAALRECSEEAGVPAVDGTGIRLRASYVLDLGFWSYTTVLSDATTRLNAQVTDRESLEVAWVPLGSVDSLPLHPGFAASWPVLSEALGLQVTLVVDVANVVGSRPDGWWKDRSAAAQKFVARLGALAETGIDVGELDLPGTVGGTARRWWPQEILAVVEGQAKGDWIADVNAASDGAGPRVIAAAHDGDSAIVQATDETLGAPGHAEQKPDPVVIVVTADRELRGRVGRLGAQVRSPRWLLDKIPG, from the coding sequence GTGAGTAAACCGTTGACCGGTTCGTCCACCGATCCGGAAAGCGGAGACGGCTGGGTCTACGGTCCCGATGAGACCAGGTACTGGGGTCGTTACGGCGCGGCTGGCGCACTGATCCATGACGTCGACCGCGGGATCCTGCTGCAGCACAGGGTGCAATGGAGCCACTTCGGTGGAACCTGGGGAATACCGGGCGGCGCCCGCCATCGTGACGAGACCGCCGTCGCGGCCGCCTTGCGCGAGTGCAGCGAGGAAGCGGGAGTCCCCGCCGTCGATGGAACCGGCATCCGGCTGCGCGCAAGCTACGTGCTGGACCTCGGATTCTGGAGCTACACGACAGTGCTCTCTGACGCCACTACCCGGCTCAATGCGCAGGTGACCGATAGGGAGAGCCTTGAGGTTGCCTGGGTGCCGCTGGGTTCGGTCGACAGTCTGCCGCTGCATCCCGGCTTTGCGGCCAGCTGGCCGGTGCTCAGTGAGGCCCTTGGGCTGCAGGTAACGCTTGTCGTCGACGTGGCCAACGTGGTTGGCTCCCGGCCGGATGGTTGGTGGAAGGACAGATCGGCGGCGGCGCAGAAGTTCGTTGCGCGGCTCGGGGCCCTGGCTGAGACGGGTATCGACGTGGGCGAGTTGGACCTACCCGGCACAGTCGGCGGCACTGCCCGACGTTGGTGGCCGCAGGAGATCCTGGCCGTAGTTGAGGGCCAGGCAAAGGGTGACTGGATAGCCGATGTCAACGCGGCCAGCGACGGAGCGGGCCCACGGGTGATCGCGGCCGCTCACGACGGCGACTCGGCAATTGTCCAGGCGACCGACGAGACGCTAGGCGCACCAGGGCATGCGGAGCAGAAACCGGACCCGGTCGTGATCGTGGTCACGGCAGACCGCGAGCTCCGCGGCCGGGTGGGCCGGCTCGGCGCGCAGGTCCGTTCGCCGCGCTGGCTTCTGGATAAGATTCCCGGCTGA
- a CDS encoding glutamate--cysteine ligase translates to MPIEFQPSKRSTLGVEWELALVSASDGELMSVAEEILRAVKPDDADEHPKIKQELLLNTVEIITGICSSVADAKTDLEGSLAELRTVTDPLGVEVMSAGTHPFAQWAQQKVTDKERYAELINRTQWWGRQMLIYGVHVHVGIDSRDKVLPIVNAMLAYFPHFQCLSASSPYWGGEDTAYASNRALIFQQLPTAGLPFQFESWEQFEHYVNDMLVTGVIDQFNEVRWDIRPSPALGTIEVRVCDGVPTMSEITAIAALTQCLIDDFSQRLDDGETLPTMPPWFVQENKWRAARYGMDAIIILNDKGDERLVTEDLAELLPRLAPVAERLGCSEELASINTIIDRGASYQRQHAVAKAHDGDLRQVVRSLVAEMRAGVPQQVR, encoded by the coding sequence ATGCCAATCGAGTTTCAGCCATCGAAGAGGTCGACTCTTGGCGTCGAGTGGGAGCTTGCCCTGGTCAGCGCGAGCGATGGCGAACTGATGTCGGTCGCCGAGGAGATCCTGCGCGCGGTCAAGCCGGATGACGCCGATGAGCACCCGAAGATCAAGCAGGAGCTACTGCTCAACACTGTCGAGATCATCACCGGAATCTGCTCGAGCGTTGCCGACGCCAAAACCGACCTCGAAGGTTCGCTGGCCGAGCTGCGCACCGTGACAGATCCTCTGGGGGTCGAGGTGATGTCGGCAGGCACTCACCCTTTTGCGCAATGGGCTCAGCAAAAGGTCACCGACAAGGAACGCTATGCCGAGCTGATCAACCGCACGCAGTGGTGGGGCCGCCAGATGCTGATCTACGGGGTGCATGTGCACGTCGGAATCGATTCGCGCGATAAGGTGCTGCCGATCGTCAACGCGATGCTGGCCTATTTCCCGCACTTCCAGTGCCTTTCGGCGTCCTCCCCATATTGGGGTGGAGAGGACACGGCCTATGCGTCGAACCGCGCGCTGATCTTTCAGCAGCTACCGACCGCCGGCCTACCGTTCCAGTTCGAGTCGTGGGAGCAGTTCGAGCACTACGTCAACGACATGCTCGTCACCGGAGTAATCGATCAGTTCAATGAGGTGCGCTGGGATATTCGCCCTTCGCCGGCGCTGGGTACCATCGAGGTCCGGGTGTGCGACGGTGTGCCCACGATGAGCGAGATTACCGCGATCGCCGCGTTGACGCAGTGCCTGATCGACGACTTCAGCCAGCGCCTTGATGACGGCGAAACGCTTCCGACCATGCCGCCCTGGTTCGTACAGGAGAACAAGTGGCGGGCGGCGCGTTATGGCATGGACGCCATCATCATCCTCAACGACAAGGGTGATGAGCGGCTGGTGACCGAAGACCTTGCGGAACTGTTGCCTCGCCTGGCGCCGGTGGCCGAGCGGCTTGGCTGCAGCGAGGAGCTGGCCAGCATCAACACGATTATCGATCGCGGCGCGAGCTACCAGCGCCAGCATGCGGTGGCTAAAGCGCACGATGGCGACCTGCGCCAGGTGGTGCGCTCGCTCGTTGCGGAGATGCGTGCCGGCGTCCCGCAACAGGTGCGCTAA
- a CDS encoding glycoside hydrolase family 3 N-terminal domain-containing protein has protein sequence MHFVQRGIVRGPAILAALLLAVTGCSPGPDQPETGATQPAAERTESPESSVEPPLSWGPSLADEAAAKQAIEKLDDAELAGQVIMAQYTGTSVSAAAGLVKKHHLAGVITMADNLPTDAAGKVDTDKLHDVTEAIQKAAEDDGREWPAIIGVDQEGGPVARLSSPVTGFPAFMSYGAAGDAELARRAARVQAAELAELGYTLDFAPSIDVTAGAEDAVIGVRSPAGDPQLAAKVGSAAVQGFSDAGVVSTVKHFPGHGSLTTDSHESLPVLDSSLKALEARDWVPFRAAIDDGAPVVMMGHIAAKAIDPGKPASLSKQAYKTLRSRLGFEGVAVTDALNMGAVDASAGDATVEAIRAGADLALMPADTASAHAALVAAVKDGSLKRSRLEQAATRVVTLMMWQQEQAGKAEAATADDAAPAEVSQQVSAAGITMVHGKCGKELVRDSVTVVGGTTTDRARFAAAAKQAGVSTGSGPTVRLLGASGSPGGDIAVALDGPWALKRSDADTQLALYGRTKGAFAALLDVLTGKKDAPGKLPLTIKGLDEDAGCG, from the coding sequence ATGCACTTTGTTCAGCGCGGAATCGTCCGCGGCCCGGCGATTCTTGCCGCTCTGCTCCTGGCAGTCACCGGATGCTCGCCCGGGCCGGATCAACCGGAAACCGGAGCCACGCAGCCTGCCGCAGAGCGCACCGAGAGCCCTGAGTCGAGCGTCGAACCGCCCCTGAGCTGGGGGCCGTCCCTGGCCGACGAGGCGGCAGCGAAGCAGGCTATCGAGAAACTCGACGACGCTGAACTTGCCGGTCAGGTCATCATGGCCCAGTACACCGGAACGTCCGTATCGGCGGCAGCCGGCCTGGTGAAGAAGCACCACCTGGCCGGGGTGATCACAATGGCCGACAATCTGCCGACCGACGCTGCGGGCAAGGTCGACACGGACAAGCTGCACGACGTGACCGAGGCGATACAGAAAGCAGCCGAAGACGACGGCCGGGAATGGCCGGCCATTATCGGCGTGGATCAGGAAGGCGGCCCGGTCGCCCGGCTATCCTCGCCGGTCACCGGGTTCCCGGCGTTCATGTCGTACGGCGCCGCCGGTGACGCCGAGCTGGCGCGAAGGGCCGCCCGGGTGCAGGCAGCCGAGCTGGCCGAGCTCGGCTACACGCTGGATTTCGCTCCGAGCATTGACGTCACAGCAGGTGCGGAGGATGCGGTGATCGGCGTGCGGTCACCGGCCGGGGATCCTCAACTGGCGGCGAAGGTCGGCAGTGCCGCGGTGCAGGGCTTCAGCGACGCCGGTGTGGTGTCAACGGTCAAGCACTTTCCCGGCCACGGCTCGCTGACCACCGACTCCCACGAGAGCCTCCCGGTGCTTGACTCCAGCCTGAAAGCTCTAGAGGCACGCGACTGGGTTCCATTCCGGGCAGCGATCGACGACGGAGCCCCCGTGGTGATGATGGGGCACATCGCGGCGAAGGCGATAGACCCGGGAAAGCCGGCATCACTTTCGAAGCAGGCGTACAAGACGCTGCGATCCCGATTGGGCTTCGAGGGCGTGGCCGTGACCGACGCGCTCAATATGGGTGCGGTTGACGCATCGGCCGGCGATGCGACCGTCGAGGCGATCAGGGCCGGCGCCGACCTCGCGCTGATGCCCGCCGATACAGCGTCCGCGCACGCGGCGCTGGTGGCAGCCGTGAAGGACGGCAGTCTGAAGCGCTCGCGGCTCGAGCAGGCCGCCACCAGGGTCGTGACACTGATGATGTGGCAGCAGGAACAGGCCGGGAAGGCAGAAGCCGCGACGGCCGACGACGCCGCACCAGCTGAGGTCTCGCAGCAGGTCAGCGCGGCCGGCATCACAATGGTGCACGGCAAGTGCGGTAAGGAACTCGTCCGGGACTCGGTCACTGTTGTCGGCGGAACCACGACCGACCGTGCCCGGTTCGCCGCCGCGGCGAAGCAGGCCGGAGTGTCGACCGGGAGCGGCCCGACGGTACGCCTGCTCGGCGCCTCCGGCAGCCCAGGCGGCGACATCGCAGTTGCGCTTGACGGGCCATGGGCGCTGAAACGCTCGGACGCCGATACGCAGCTCGCGCTGTACGGCCGGACGAAGGGCGCGTTTGCCGCGCTTCTCGATGTGCTGACCGGCAAGAAAGACGCACCCGGTAAGCTGCCGCTGACGATCAAGGGACTTGACGAGGACGCCGGCTGCGGCTGA
- a CDS encoding ribokinase yields MGTVAVLGSLNIDLVTTVDRHPRPGETVLGEDLTRVFGGKGANQAIAAAAMGAQVMMIGRVGDDDEGARYIERLKEFGVATDSVVVTPGHATGHALIPVSRDGENSIIVIGGANLQLTEEDLAPLDALGEGDVLLTVLEVPLPVVEAAVRRATSRGVRVVINVSPYAELAAEVLAAADPLIVNEHEARLLEESGVARSAQQYGGLSVLTTLGAEGARWKDISVPADKVSAVDTTGAGDAFCGALGAALAAGSDKRTAMEAATAAAAVAVQRRGAQPEP; encoded by the coding sequence ATGGGAACCGTTGCGGTTCTTGGATCACTGAATATCGACCTGGTGACCACGGTGGACAGACATCCGCGGCCGGGGGAGACGGTCCTGGGGGAGGACCTGACCCGCGTCTTCGGCGGCAAGGGAGCCAACCAGGCTATCGCGGCGGCAGCGATGGGCGCGCAGGTCATGATGATCGGCAGGGTCGGCGACGATGACGAGGGTGCGCGCTACATCGAGCGGCTCAAAGAATTCGGCGTAGCAACCGATTCGGTCGTTGTCACCCCTGGGCATGCCACCGGTCACGCACTTATCCCGGTCTCCAGGGATGGCGAGAACTCGATCATCGTGATCGGCGGCGCCAACCTGCAGCTCACCGAGGAGGACCTTGCTCCACTGGACGCGCTCGGGGAGGGCGATGTTCTGCTGACAGTGCTTGAGGTTCCACTGCCGGTCGTCGAAGCCGCTGTGCGCCGGGCCACCTCGCGTGGCGTGCGGGTCGTCATCAACGTCTCTCCCTATGCCGAGCTCGCGGCCGAAGTGCTCGCAGCCGCTGATCCGCTGATCGTCAACGAGCACGAAGCCCGTCTTCTCGAGGAGTCCGGGGTGGCAAGGTCGGCGCAGCAATATGGTGGTCTGTCGGTGCTGACAACGCTCGGTGCGGAGGGTGCTCGGTGGAAGGACATCAGCGTGCCGGCCGATAAGGTGTCCGCCGTAGACACCACCGGAGCCGGCGACGCGTTCTGCGGTGCGCTCGGCGCCGCCCTGGCGGCGGGATCGGACAAGAGGACGGCGATGGAAGCGGCAACGGCTGCCGCTGCCGTTGCGGTGCAGCGCCGCGGAGCCCAGCCGGAACCGTGA
- a CDS encoding LacI family DNA-binding transcriptional regulator → MNIADGRKRAASILDVARLAGVSHQTVSRVINDQQNIRPSTREKVERAIQQLNYRPNSAARALVTKKTRTIGVYNSGGAFFGPASTLVGFTDAARAAGYQVNVINRTLHTVEPVQNVIDSLQGHNVDGIVAIAAEFDSIGALQGVRLNVPLVAAESSGQRGVPSVSIDQCSGARMATEHLIELGHRRILHVAGPAHSSDGTERIRGWHQTMSAHDLPAAEPILGDWSPASGYAAGQEIARRLKADPRCCTAIVSGNDQMALGIIKAFNAAGISVPRDVSIVGFDDIPEAEFFLPPLTTVRQQFDRLGQEIMGTMLKVLAGQHLDEPVIISPEFVIRSSTAPAAQS, encoded by the coding sequence ATGAATATTGCGGACGGCAGGAAGCGCGCGGCGAGCATTCTCGATGTGGCCCGGCTGGCCGGAGTCTCGCACCAGACGGTCTCGCGGGTGATCAACGACCAGCAGAACATCAGGCCGAGTACGCGGGAAAAGGTCGAACGGGCAATTCAGCAGCTCAATTATCGGCCCAACTCGGCGGCTCGGGCGCTTGTCACGAAAAAGACCAGGACAATCGGTGTCTATAACTCCGGTGGCGCATTTTTCGGCCCTGCCAGCACGCTGGTCGGATTCACGGACGCTGCCCGCGCAGCCGGGTATCAGGTCAATGTGATTAATCGGACCTTGCACACCGTGGAACCAGTGCAGAACGTCATCGACAGCCTGCAGGGGCACAACGTCGATGGGATCGTTGCCATTGCCGCCGAGTTCGATTCAATCGGCGCGCTGCAGGGCGTTCGGCTCAACGTGCCGCTGGTCGCTGCCGAAAGCAGTGGTCAACGCGGGGTGCCGAGCGTGTCCATCGACCAGTGTTCAGGTGCCCGGATGGCTACCGAGCACCTGATTGAGCTTGGGCATCGGCGAATTCTGCATGTAGCCGGTCCGGCCCATTCATCCGACGGCACGGAACGGATCCGCGGCTGGCACCAGACGATGTCGGCGCACGATCTGCCTGCCGCCGAGCCGATCCTCGGCGACTGGTCCCCGGCCAGCGGCTATGCGGCAGGGCAGGAAATCGCCAGGCGGCTAAAGGCCGACCCTCGGTGCTGCACGGCAATTGTTTCTGGAAACGATCAAATGGCGCTCGGGATTATCAAGGCATTCAATGCCGCAGGGATAAGCGTTCCGCGCGACGTAAGTATCGTCGGATTCGACGATATTCCGGAGGCAGAATTCTTCCTCCCGCCGCTGACGACAGTGCGCCAGCAATTCGATCGGCTGGGGCAAGAGATCATGGGCACGATGCTCAAGGTTCTTGCCGGGCAGCACCTGGACGAACCGGTAATCATCAGTCCTGAGTTCGTGATCCGTTCCTCCACCGCGCCGGCAGCCCAGTCGTAA
- the chvE gene encoding multiple monosaccharide ABC transporter substrate-binding protein has translation MKAKKILLGLAAGAVALTLAACSGGRGGGDEAAEGENKGALVGIAMPTQQSERWIADGENVKKSLEKLGYKTDLQYANDDIPTQVSQIENMISKGAKALVIASIDGTTLTDVLETAKAQDIPVIAYDRLINGSPNVDYYTTFDNYQVGVQQATSLLTGMGVLTEDGKDNPDAKKEYNVELFAGSPDDNNAKFFWDGAIDTLQPYMDKGVIKVPSKQTEFEQAAILRWLPETAQKRMENLLQLDGDTKLDGVLSPYDGLSIGIISALTSGGYEKNALPTITGQDAEVGSVKSIIAGEQYSSIYKDTRALGDQAVKMVDAVLNGKEPEVNNTKDYDNGEKVVPSYLLDSVIVTKDNYQKILVDSGYYSEDDLK, from the coding sequence GTGAAAGCTAAGAAAATTCTTCTTGGTCTTGCAGCAGGCGCAGTTGCGCTAACCCTGGCCGCCTGCTCCGGAGGACGCGGCGGCGGAGATGAAGCCGCAGAAGGTGAAAACAAGGGCGCTCTCGTTGGCATCGCGATGCCGACCCAGCAATCCGAGCGATGGATTGCCGACGGCGAGAATGTTAAGAAGTCGCTGGAGAAACTCGGCTATAAGACCGACCTGCAGTATGCGAACGATGACATTCCCACCCAGGTATCGCAGATCGAAAACATGATCTCGAAGGGGGCGAAGGCCCTCGTCATCGCATCGATCGACGGCACCACCCTGACGGACGTGCTGGAAACCGCCAAGGCGCAGGACATTCCGGTGATCGCCTACGACCGGCTGATCAACGGATCGCCGAACGTCGATTACTACACGACCTTCGACAACTACCAGGTCGGCGTCCAGCAGGCTACGTCGTTGCTGACCGGCATGGGCGTGCTGACCGAGGACGGCAAGGACAACCCGGACGCCAAGAAGGAGTACAACGTCGAGTTGTTCGCCGGCAGCCCGGATGACAATAACGCCAAGTTCTTCTGGGACGGCGCCATTGACACCCTGCAGCCCTACATGGACAAGGGAGTGATCAAGGTTCCGTCGAAGCAGACGGAATTCGAGCAGGCCGCGATTCTTCGCTGGTTGCCGGAAACCGCGCAGAAGCGGATGGAGAACCTGCTGCAGCTTGATGGTGACACCAAGCTCGACGGCGTGCTGTCGCCTTACGACGGACTGTCGATCGGTATCATTTCGGCGCTGACCTCTGGCGGATACGAGAAGAACGCGCTGCCGACCATTACCGGCCAGGATGCCGAAGTCGGCTCCGTGAAGTCGATCATCGCCGGCGAGCAGTACTCGTCCATCTACAAGGACACCCGCGCGCTGGGTGACCAGGCCGTGAAGATGGTCGACGCCGTGCTCAATGGCAAGGAGCCAGAGGTGAATAACACCAAGGACTACGACAACGGCGAGAAGGTCGTGCCGTCGTACCTGCTCGATTCGGTCATCGTCACCAAGGACAACTACCAGAAGATCCTGGTTGACAGCGGCTACTACAGCGAAGACGACCTGAAGTAA
- the mmsA gene encoding multiple monosaccharide ABC transporter ATP-binding protein, translating to MADRILEMRDITKTFPGVKALANVNLDVRRGEVHAICGENGAGKSTLMKVLSGVYPHGSYQGDIVYEGETVEYKTIRDSESSGIVIIHQELALSPFLSIAENIYLGNEISRRGFIDWNATNLEAAKLLERVGLKDNPATKITEIGVGKQQLVEIAKALSKNVKLLILDEPTAALNDEDSAHLLGLIRQLQEQGITSILISHKLNEIKAIADRVTVIRDGQTIETLDLNTDDVSENRIIKAMVGRELDNRYPDRSPNIGDEVFRIENWTVHHPRETSRVVIDNANLNVRAGEVVGIAGLMGAGRTELAMSVFGRSYGSHISGSVFLRGKEIRTRSVGEAIDNGIAYATEDRKYYGLNLIDDIKRNVSGAALNKLARGGWVDSNREYQVADEYRQSMNIKAPSVGSITGQLSGGNQQKVVLSKWMFADPEVLILDEPTRGIDVGAKYEIYTIINQLAASGKALIVISSELPELLGICDRIYALAQGRITGEVSGEQATPEKLMHYMTKEKD from the coding sequence ATGGCAGACCGCATTCTCGAGATGCGCGATATCACCAAGACTTTTCCCGGTGTGAAGGCGCTTGCGAACGTCAACCTTGATGTGAGACGTGGCGAAGTACACGCCATCTGCGGGGAGAACGGCGCAGGCAAGTCGACCCTGATGAAGGTGCTCTCCGGGGTGTATCCGCATGGCTCCTATCAGGGCGACATCGTCTACGAGGGTGAGACCGTCGAATACAAGACGATCCGCGACAGTGAGTCCAGCGGGATCGTGATCATCCACCAGGAGCTGGCTCTCAGCCCGTTCCTCTCGATCGCCGAGAACATCTATCTGGGCAACGAGATATCGAGGCGTGGCTTCATCGACTGGAACGCGACCAACCTCGAGGCCGCGAAACTGCTGGAACGCGTCGGCCTCAAAGACAATCCAGCCACCAAGATCACCGAAATCGGCGTCGGCAAGCAGCAGCTGGTCGAGATCGCCAAGGCGCTGTCGAAGAACGTCAAGCTACTGATCCTCGATGAGCCGACCGCCGCACTGAACGACGAGGACTCCGCTCACCTGCTCGGCCTGATCCGCCAGCTGCAGGAACAGGGCATCACCTCGATCCTGATCAGCCACAAACTAAATGAGATCAAGGCGATCGCGGACCGGGTGACCGTCATCCGCGATGGGCAAACCATCGAGACCCTCGATCTCAACACCGACGACGTATCCGAGAACCGGATCATCAAGGCGATGGTTGGCCGGGAACTGGACAACCGGTACCCGGATCGCTCGCCCAACATCGGCGATGAGGTATTCCGGATCGAGAACTGGACTGTGCACCACCCACGTGAAACCTCGCGCGTCGTCATCGACAACGCCAACTTGAACGTCCGGGCCGGCGAAGTCGTCGGCATTGCCGGCTTGATGGGCGCGGGACGCACAGAGCTCGCCATGAGCGTCTTCGGGCGGAGTTACGGTTCGCACATCAGTGGCAGCGTGTTTCTCCGGGGCAAGGAGATCAGGACCCGGTCGGTCGGCGAGGCGATCGACAACGGAATCGCCTACGCCACGGAAGACCGAAAGTACTACGGCCTGAACCTGATCGACGACATCAAGCGCAATGTCTCCGGTGCGGCACTTAACAAGCTGGCCCGCGGCGGCTGGGTCGACAGCAACCGCGAATACCAGGTTGCCGACGAATACCGGCAGAGCATGAACATCAAGGCGCCATCTGTCGGCTCGATCACCGGACAGCTCTCCGGCGGAAATCAGCAGAAGGTTGTGCTGAGCAAGTGGATGTTCGCCGACCCCGAGGTGCTGATTCTCGACGAGCCGACCCGCGGAATCGATGTCGGAGCCAAGTACGAGATCTACACGATTATCAATCAGCTGGCTGCTTCCGGGAAGGCCCTCATCGTGATCTCTTCGGAGCTGCCGGAACTTCTCGGCATCTGCGATCGGATCTATGCGCTGGCGCAGGGCCGGATCACCGGTGAGGTGTCTGGCGAGCAGGCCACGCCGGAGAAGCTGATGCACTATATGACCAAGGAGAAAGACTAA
- the mmsB gene encoding multiple monosaccharide ABC transporter permease has translation MAAVPNALAFLASRLRQIGIFIALIVIVVLFQILTDGALLQPGNVSNIIVQNSYILILAIGMVMIIIARHIDLSVGSVAAFVGALSGVMIQSWGFPWWAAIIASLVVGALVGAWQGFWIAYVGIPAFIVTLAGMLIFRGLTQIVLGNRQITPFPEEYRELGGGFLPDIAPNAPLEWLTVGLGVLATVFLIAQQVKTRRDRVKLNLEDEPGTWFGIKLAFTAVMVLGLTILLARFRGTPVVLVVLAVLILAYTAVMNRSKFGRHIYAVGGNLHAAQLSGVNTKRVDFFLFVNMGVLAALAGLVFTGRLNSAGPGAGNLFELDAIAAAFIGGAAVTGGIGTVTGAITGGLIMGVLNNGMSLLGVGTDYQQFIKGLVLLLAVAFDIFNKNRTGQSSIFSMKRRGAGDVVAAAKRQTGEKTEDGAQDGVAPQPGSAGSSAVERPEDVERPEDKAPTR, from the coding sequence ATGGCAGCTGTCCCAAACGCGCTGGCCTTCCTGGCCAGCCGGCTACGACAGATCGGCATCTTCATTGCCCTGATCGTCATCGTGGTCCTGTTCCAGATTCTGACCGACGGCGCTTTGCTGCAGCCGGGCAACGTCTCAAACATCATCGTGCAGAACAGCTACATCCTGATTCTGGCCATCGGCATGGTGATGATCATTATCGCGAGGCATATCGATCTGTCCGTTGGATCGGTGGCAGCCTTCGTCGGTGCGCTCTCCGGCGTGATGATTCAGTCCTGGGGCTTTCCCTGGTGGGCTGCGATTATCGCCTCGCTCGTCGTCGGCGCGTTGGTGGGCGCCTGGCAGGGGTTCTGGATCGCCTACGTGGGTATTCCGGCGTTCATAGTCACTCTGGCCGGCATGTTGATTTTCCGCGGCCTGACCCAGATAGTGCTCGGAAATCGGCAGATCACGCCGTTCCCCGAGGAGTATCGGGAACTTGGCGGTGGATTCCTGCCGGACATCGCGCCAAACGCGCCGTTGGAATGGCTCACCGTCGGCCTGGGCGTCCTAGCTACAGTTTTCCTGATCGCGCAACAGGTGAAGACTCGTCGTGACCGGGTCAAGCTGAATCTCGAAGATGAGCCCGGCACCTGGTTCGGCATCAAGCTGGCGTTCACCGCTGTGATGGTGCTCGGATTGACCATCCTATTGGCGAGATTCCGGGGCACGCCGGTTGTGCTCGTCGTGCTGGCAGTCCTTATTCTTGCGTACACCGCAGTGATGAACCGTTCGAAGTTCGGCCGCCACATTTACGCCGTCGGCGGCAACCTGCACGCGGCGCAGCTGTCCGGCGTGAACACGAAGCGCGTCGACTTCTTCCTGTTCGTCAATATGGGCGTGCTGGCGGCGCTCGCCGGGCTTGTCTTCACCGGCCGACTGAACTCTGCCGGGCCCGGTGCGGGTAACCTGTTCGAGCTGGACGCCATCGCGGCAGCCTTTATTGGTGGCGCCGCCGTTACCGGTGGAATCGGGACCGTGACCGGCGCTATCACCGGTGGTTTGATCATGGGTGTGCTCAACAACGGCATGTCGCTGTTGGGAGTTGGCACCGACTACCAGCAGTTCATCAAGGGTCTGGTCCTGTTGCTCGCGGTGGCTTTCGACATCTTCAACAAGAACCGCACGGGCCAGTCGAGTATCTTCTCGATGAAGCGGCGTGGTGCCGGGGATGTTGTTGCTGCAGCCAAGCGGCAGACGGGCGAGAAGACGGAGGACGGCGCGCAGGACGGCGTTGCGCCGCAGCCGGGGAGCGCCGGCAGCTCGGCTGTCGAGCGTCCGGAAGATGTCGAGCGTCCGGAAGACAAAGCGCCCACTCGGTAG